The following proteins are encoded in a genomic region of Glycine max cultivar Williams 82 chromosome 18, Glycine_max_v4.0, whole genome shotgun sequence:
- the LOC100816936 gene encoding dof zinc finger protein DOF2.4 — protein sequence MVYTSIPSYIDPANWQQQQPNHQQQGNNTAASSHLILPPPIQPPPPPPSQPHGLSGSTTAGSIRPGSMADRARMANIQEAPQKCPRCESTNTKFCYFNNYSLSQPRHFCKACRRYWTRGGTLRNVPVGGGCRRNKRSRGSSSSNTRSPANSDRQTASAGSASTTSGSSSADLVASLGGGTGVPPSLRFMAPLHQLGDHHHLGGGGGEIGLSYGLNYGAISGPMGGIGDLNFHIGGTLSGGGSMLSGLDQWRVPQTHQFPFLSGLEATSSHGLYPFEGASGSDGYGGTPIKVSTSGIISQLASVKMEDNRHHHHQELGLPRQFLGVNNNPNTNEQYWSGGGGATSTWTDLSAFSSSSTTSNNAL from the exons ATGGTTTATACTTCTATCCCATCATATATTGATCCAGCCAACTGGCAGCAAcag CAACCAAATCACCAGCAGCAAGGCAACAACACTGCTGCCAGCTCCCACCTTATTCTGCCACCACCAATACAACCGCCGCCGCCTCCGCCATCGCAACCTCATGGACTCAGCGGTAGCACTACCGCCGGGTCCATCAGGCCCGGTTCGATGGCAGATAGAGCGAGGATGGCCAACATACAGGAAGCTCCACAAAAGTGTCCAAGATGTGAATCCACCAACACGAAGTTTTGCTACTTCAACAACTACAGCCTCTCTCAGCCCCGTCACTTCTGCAAGGCCTGCAGAAGGTACTGGACACGTGGCGGGACCTTGAGGAATGTCCCCGTAGGCGGCGGCTGCCGGAGGAACAAGAGGAGCAGAGGAAGCTCCAGCAGCAACACCAGGTCGCCGGCAAACTCCGATCGCCAAACCGCGAGTGCCGGCTCCGCTTCAACCACCAGTGGCTCCTCTTCTGCTGACTTGGTGGCCAGCCTCGGTGGCGGCACCGGGGTGCCACCGTCTCTTAGGTTCATGGCTCCATTGCATCAACTTGGGGACCACCACCAccttggtggtggtggaggagaaaTAGGGTTAAGCTATGGCTTGAACTATGGCGCAATTTCTGGTCCAATGGGAGGAATAGGAGACTTGAATTTCCATATAGGAGGCACTTTGAGTGGGGGTGGTTCTATGTTATCTGGTTTGGACCAATGGAGGGTTCCACAAACTCACCAATTTCCCTTCTTGTCTGGTTTGGAAGCTACTTCATCACATGGGTTGTACCCTTTTGAAGGTGCTAGTGGCAGTGATGGCTATGGTGGCACTCCCATTAAGGTTTCAACTTCTGGCATTATTTCTCAGCTTGCTTCTGTGAAAATGGAAGACAatcgtcatcatcatcatcaggaACTTGGTTTGCCTAGACAGTTCTTGGGGGTCAATAATaaccctaacacaaatgagCAATATtggagtggtggtggtggtgccaCTTCTACTTGGACTGATCTTTCTGCTTTCAGTTCTTCTTCCACTACTAGTAATAACGCACTATAG